TTGCGCTTAACAAGGATGGGATTATTCGCATAGCAGCCACCTTTTCAAATGAATTGGAAATATTTAAGTTAATTTTACCATATTTATGCTTTTAGTGGAGCAGCAAAAAAGCCCCTCCCATATTGGGAAAGGCTTAACGCAGTTGGATCGCTTATCGGGAAGATGCGAGGAAACCCGGGAATCAGTTTGAAGCGGCGCTGCGGATGAACTGGAGAACCTCGCCCAAGACCTTGTCCTTCTCCTCGCAGTAGCACAGCAGATGCCCGCTGCGCTCGATCAGCAGAATCTCCTTGTCGGAAGAACCGATATGCCGCTTCAGATAGGCTGCGCTCTTGTTTTTGACCAGGTGGTCTCTTGTTCCCTGCACAATTAGCGTCGGCGCCTCGATCTGCGGGAACAGATTAAAGCTCTCGCGGACGATCCGGCTAAATTCGCGGTTGGCATGAATCGGCGTCGAACCAAACTTGCTCACATAGTTCTTCAGCATAGATAGGCTGCCCAGCGTCTTCACAATCTCTCCCGGATTCAGCGGAAATACCGGAGCGGCGAGCAGGGTCAGCGATTTGACCAGACTTTTGTAGCGGACGGCCAGACGGGAAGCGATCAGCGCCCCCATAGAAAAGCCGATGATATGCACGCCCTGCCCGCTTCCGGCAATCTCCTCCAGCTCTTTCCCGGCCTGCCGGTACCAGTCCTCCCGGGTGGCAAGCCGCATATCGTTTCTTCGTCCGGTGTGCCCTTTTAGCGTGAACGTACGGGTTAGATAATGATGCTGCTTCAAATATTCCGACAGAGGCTCGATTTCAAAAATACCCCCGGTAAACCCGTGGATAAACAGACAGCGTTCCATGATCATTCCTCTTTTCGCGGCGGTTCGGTGTGAATGAGTTTATTATACGCCTGCGGCGGACGGGATACCAAATGGGGTGATGTGAAGGTTAAAACCTGTGATGGGCTATAGCTGTTCATGACCTAGGAGTGGAGGATTTGATTAAACAGTGAAAAAGATCTTGATTCGGATGCTTAGATCGGTTGCCGGCGGGAAATCCTGCAGCCATGAAATAGCCAAACGGCATAATTGCTAGAGGAAAAACGGCAACATGGACAGCGGCCAAAACGGCATGATAGTCGAGCTGAAACAGCAATATGGTATGCAGATAAATGGCACAATGACCGAGGCCAAACAACAACATTCTACGCGGATAAATGGCACGATGACCGAAGCAAAACAACAACACGGTACGCGGATAAATGGCACGATGGTCCGAGGCCAAACAACAACATGCTACGCGGATAAATGGCACGATGGTCCGACGCTAAATGCAGAGGTTACACACGATGAAGGAGTTTAATGGTTTTTTCCCTTTCCGCTGATTCAAAACTGCATTATAATGGGGCTATGACGAAGAACGTCCCGTTTCACTCAACCGAGTGAGCCGGGGCGTTTTTTTATTTTGAGGAGGAAAAAATGGACTTTAACGAAGCCTATCAGCAGTTTATTCATTATCATCTTGCACACCGTACAGGAGAACGCCAATCCAGGCTAACAAGGGGGCATCTGCACGCCGAATCATTGTTTCTGGAAAAGGTCTGGTGGCCTTTGATCGGCCATATGAATGATCTACATCCGGAGTATGAAGTGCTGGATTGGCGGGGCAGGTCTTATTTTGCCGACTTTGCCTGGCTCCCGGGTTACGCCAAGCTGATTATAGAAATCAAGGGATTTGGCCCGCATGTGCGCGATATGGACCGGATGAAGTATTGCAATGAATTGAACCGGGAAACCTTTCTGCACGCGATGGGATACCATGTGATTTCCTTTGCCTATGACGATATTGAACAGCGTCCACAGTTATGCGTCACCTTGCTGCGTATGGTGCTGAGCCGCTATCAGCCATCGGCTGCGCCCGTCTCCAGAGCGGTGCTGGCCGAAAAAGAGGTGCTCCGGCTCGCCATTAACGCCGCCAAACCTTTGCGGCCGGTGGATGTCGCCCGGCATTTTGAAGTCGACGCCAAGACGGCAGTTCTTATGCTGAAAAAAATATGCTCCAAGGGCTGGCTGATTCCTGTGCGGCGCGGCAAAAGCGAACGGGCGGTCGGCTATGAACTAACTAATGGCGTTCTCGACTACTACCTGTAACGGAAATTCTCCGGCTTAATTCTCATATTTCATCCAAAATGTACATTAAGGCGGAAAAGCTCCAGCTTATTCCTCCCCCTTCACCGTAAAGTAGACAAAGTGGGGAAATAAACAGGAGTTTTTCCAGTTTATTCGGAAATCCGGAAGATTTCCGGCTTATAAACGGGAGAAATTCCCGTTCATTCAGGAAATCTTCGGCCGTGCCTCCCGCGCGCCCTGGCTTCGCCCCCAGGATCAGCGCTCGCCCCCTTACGGCTCTGCCGTAGACGGCGCGCCACTGCCGCCGCTCGCACCGCTCTGCTGGCCCCGGCTTCGCACCCGGGCCAGCGGCCGCGCCCGCCCGGTTACGGCTCCGCCGCGGACGGCGCGCCACCGCTTCCGGCAGCGCCGCCGCCAGCTCCCGCGGGAGCTTCCGCCGGTGCCGGAGCCGTCCGCCTGGCCGCCCCGCGCGCCCGGGCTTGGCGCACCGCTCGCGCCCGGGGCGGCAGCGCCGCCGCTTGAGCCCGGCGTACTTACCCCGCCGGAGGACGGGGCGGGCAGCGCGATATTCGGCGCGCCGGCGCTCCCCGAGCCGACCGGTTTGCCCTGGTTGTCGTAGTAATACATCGGGACGTCCCCGACAACCATCAGATAAGAGACGGGAATTTCCGTATCAACCACCTGAGGCTCCATGTCAAACGGAACGACCACCGCCACCTCGGTAACGATGTGAATATACACTTCGACCAGGATCATGTTGATTCCCGCATTTTGCTGGCGGGTATTCAGTTCGACCTTGACCGCGCCCTGCGGCTCGATCTTGATCGGAACATCCGGCCCGAAGGATGCGATCAGCGGACTGTCCAGCGCCTGGCCGAGCGGGATATGCTCGGTTTGATTGTGCAGGCCGTCCAAGGTGGACTGAATCACTTCCGCCGCCTGGGAAGTAATACGCATATGCTCCGAATAGTTGAGCATAAAGCCGGAGACTTTCCCCGCACTGTCCGTCTTCCAGTCGATCAGCTTCTCGGCGCTGCTGCCGCTTGCCACCTGGGAAGCGATGGCCTTGTTGATCGCCTCGGTCGCGACCTGCTTCACCCGGATTTGCGCCAGATGGATGATCGGCGGCGTCAGGTGCCGTTCCACATAGCCGAGGCCAAACATAACTGCCGCCAGGGTCAACAGAACCGCGGCTAGCCAGAACCGGCGGCGTCTCCCTGGTCTGCGCTGCCGCCCCCCGGCCGTTTGCCCCGGCCGTCCGCCGCTTTTCGGCCGCTCGCTCCAGTGACCCGTCTGACGAGAAGTCCTGGCGGGCCTGGACTTGAAGCGTGTTCCCCCCGGCCGCAGCTTCATCCATCCCCCATCCCCGAATCCGCCGCGCTCGCCCCTCCGCTGTACCGGCCGAAAAATGCCGGAGCCGCCGGACTTGAACGAGCTTTTTCGCTCGGGCGGCGTGAAGCTGATCCGCGGCAGGCGCAGTCGTCCGAAAGATGGCAGCTGCAGCCGCCGGTTTCCCCATTTTTTGATTCTGCCCATAAGGTGTCCCTCCCGCCGCTTTCGGCGGTCAAGCCGCCTTCTCTATGTATCGTATTCACCTCCCGCCCAAAAAAGAAGAACGCTTATCCGGCACGGTATGCCTGACAAGCGTTCCATTTCGCTGCGCAAACGTATCTATTTTTTGTAAGACGAATCAAACCATCCGTTCCCGCTTATCCTCCTGCAGGTGGCCCCAATGCTTCCAGAAAAATACGGCAAGCAGCACGACAACGAACAGACCATAACCGGTCAGATAGAAACTCCACTCCTCTCGCGGAACGATAAGAGAAGAACTGATTGTGCCGAAGAACCAGATGTAAGACAGGTTTCCAAGCGACGTTCCCCAGACAAAAGCCGGGAGGGGCAGCGGCGACACCGCCGACATAATATTAATGACATTATTAGGGATGATCGGTATTGTGCGAAGCAGCACCAGGGTCCAGATGCCGTAACGGTTCAAATAACGCTGCCATTTGTCATAACGCTTCAGCTTCCTGCCCCATTTCCGGTCAAACCAGTGAAACAAATACCGACGGGACAGATAAAATACGAACAGCCCTCCCAGGTTACAGATCAGCCAGCTGATCAGCATCCCGCCGATCACATCAAATACCGAGACATGCAGCACGATCAATATAACGAACGGAAAAAATCCAAACAGGCTCTGAAGGAGCGCGAGCGGGATCGTAACCAGGAGAATTGCGGGCCCGCTAAGGCCCAGCGCCTGCAGCAGCCAATCAATCCAGGCGTTTATCGTGTCCGTCATGCGTCGCACTCCTCTCTCTTGCTCTTTCCCTTGCATCCCTTGCTTCTGATCATATTCAGATATTTCAAAGAAAACACCCCGGACGGGGTGTTTGTAAACGAAAATTTCACTATATCTATCATTTAAGAACAAAAGAATATAAAGTATGACAAATTTTCAGCCGAGCTCACTCCATCATAGCATACTTGTTAATCTACTGTAAAATAATAGGGCTACATAAAAAAATCAATCGTTTTTCCGGTCAACTGCGTCTTACTTTAAGAACCTAATAATAGATGACTTCTTCCCATTACCAACACTAATTAAGAAAGATGCCGGGCGTGGATGAAGCGCAAAAAGCTTAAAGACGAGCAGGCCTTTACGCCCTGGCTAATCCGGATTACCATCAACTGCTGCATGGATGAACTCCGGCGCAAAAAGCGCATGTTTCCAGCGGAGAAGCTGGTGGAGGAAGCAGTACAGGAAATGAAAAGCAACGAACGGATCGACCTGGAACGGGCGATGAATCGGATGAAGCCGAGATACCGGCATGCCGTGATCCTAAAATACTACCAGGACATGACAACGGCCCAAATTGCAAAGGTGCTAAAAAAACCCGAAGGCACGATCAAAACCTGGCTGCGGGAAGGACTGAGGCAGCTTCGGAATTATCTGTAGACATACGGGAGGCGAATGGAAATGGTAGAAAAAGAAGAACGCATTCTGCGTCAGAATGCCCATGAAATTAACCAGCATGCCGAAACGTTCCAAGAAATGAAACTCTACAACGCCATGCGAAAAGGAATCATGCAGGGGAAAAAGCGCGAGAAGCGGCGCATATATTCATATGGAGTGGGCATGGTCGTAGCCGCAGCGGCCGCAGTCCTGCTTACGTTCTCCTTCTTACATGGAGCGCCGGTAACAGAAATTTCTGAACATTCCGTGCAAACGGCCAGCACTAAAAATTGGGACAATTTCAAAGAGTACCGCTTGAGCTCCAGGTTATTAGATCCCGCACTTGCAAGCGCCCTGCAACAGAATCTCGTAAAGCCGGTTCGCCAGAGCGCGGAAAGCAAAGGTTACCGTGTCGATGTAGCCGGTGCTGTTACGGATGGCCGAAAGGTGTTTGTCCTATACAGTGTCCAGAACAATACGGACAAAGAAATCAATCACGCGGATTTCTCGCTTCAATTTGGAGCCTTTAAGGACCCGTATCCTGGTAAAGGCACAGTATTAATGATGCTGGGTCCCGAGAGCCGAATCCCGCCGGGCCAATCCGTAGATTTTATATACTCCACCAACCTTCCCCCATCGGTTCATTCGAAGGAGGCGAACTACCATGTTGCTCTTACCGAGACCTCAGAGGAGGCGCTCGCTTCCAGCGGTTCCCGCAAAAGCAAGTACCGGACTGATCTGGATATTGCGTTCGAGCTTGACCCCGACATGTTAAAAGACCAGCAGCATACGTTAACGGCTGATCGCACCTTGACCGTGGACGGACAAAAAATTAAAGTGCGTCAAGTGCTGTATACCCCGCTGAGCACCTATGTGGATTTGGAGTATGACAAGAACAACGAGAAACGAATTTTCCAATTGATTAATCCAGTTCTGATCAGTAAAAAGGGGGACACTACCGAAAAATTATATTACCCCGGCATCATTACATCTGACAATTCCGTAGCCTACTCGGACGATTCCAAGGCCACGCTCGTTTTCAAGAACAGCAAGTACAGCCAGCCAGACTCCGTCTCATTGAAAACATTCGGCATTTCAGCTGTCGATAAGGATCAGATGAAAATAGTCGTCGATTTAAACAAGAAACAGATTATTGAAGAGCCGGGGAGTGATCTTGAACTTGTCGAACCCACCCCAGAGAACAATGCGGATACGGGAGAAATTCTGTTACGGCAAAAGATTGACAATGCCCAATATTTTAACACTATTACCTGGCTGGCCGACAGCTTCACCGATGCGCAGGGTAAAGTGCACAAAAAAGCGATTAATCCCACCTCATCAAGCAGCTACGGCGTCTCTAAGTCAATGGATGGTACAGCGGTGCACGAGATTCCTTATAACTTTGGAGAGGAAGCCAAGAATTATCCGCAGCCTCTGACCATACCGATTGAGAAGTTTATAAATCCAATTTGGGACACACAGGCCGTTGAGCTGTACTCGAAGAATTAGGGGCTAAATCATATGCCCATCAAGCTAAGGATATATTGCACCCCCAAAAGGAAAGTCAGGTTTCCTGCTCGAAGGAACCGACTACCAATTATGCAGAAGACCCCTGAACATTTGCAGGTTCAAGGGTCTTCTGCTTGGATTCGAGACGAGGTGGAGCAGTAGTAGTCCTAGCGTCCACAATGCTTGGCCTTTGCCTTCTCCCGTCGAGCTCGCGCTTACGCTCTTGAATGTCGGGTGACAAGAACATTATCCCATTAGTAACCGCGTAAGCATTTGAACCTCCGCCCAGCAGGGGATTCATACGTTTATTGCCCTCAGGCGCTTTATATCTTGTATAGGTGAAAAACCAAACATTCGGGAATATTCACGGCTGAATTGCGACGGACTTTCATAGCCTACCCGGAATGCAACATCCGCGGCATCTGTTGACTCGGATAATAACAGACGCCGTGCTTCCTGCAGCCTCAGTTGTTTTTGAAACTGAATCGGGCTCATAGCGGTTACCTCTTTAAAGTGTCTATGAAGCGAAGAAACACTTATATTCGCTATTTCCGAAAGCTCCTCAATCCGAAAAGTCCTATCATAGTTATTCATGATATGTTCGATAACGTCTCTGATTCGTTTGGTACTGCTTCCTTCTATAGCATTTGTTCCAGCGTGGCCCCATGCTGCCCTTGTAGAACCTTATAGAGAATTTCCTTCGTGAAGAGAGGAGCAAGTACCGGGATATCCTTAGGATTGTCTAGCAAACGAGCTAACCTGATTACCGCATCCAACAAAGATAATTCCATCCGGCTGACAAACATACCTCGCTTAGCGTTTTCTTTCGGGTCAACTCGAATTTCAGAATCGCTTAAAATTTCTAAGATTTGACCCGGGGTAAACTCAAGTTTGAGAGACAAATACGGAACTTGGGAGGAGGCTTCCATGACTTGTCCGGTAACCGGTAAATCAACGGATGCAACAAGGTAATTGGTAGGACCGTATCTAAAGCGTTCTTGTCCCAACAATACATCCTTCACACCCTGAACGACAATGCAAAAGGAAGGATTGTAAACTGCAAAATTTGATCCAGTAACATTAGATCGACGAGTGAAAAATAAAGACGGAATAGCAGTCGCGTGAACACCGTCCCGGCCTGAATAACGCTCAATGATTTTGGCAAGCTCATCCTGCTGGTTATATATTCGTTCAGACATAAGATCCTCCTCGTTTCTCCATCCTTGATAGTTCCATCATAATTCATATTCGTATGTAACGTAAATGATTGTGAGAGGATCAGGCAATCATTTGAGCAGAATGAGATAACGGTCGCCTTTACATTTGTTGCATAATAAGGATGCCGAAGCTGATCCATAACTGTATTATGATCAATAGAGGTTAGGGGTCAGTATGCCAAGTGAAAGGGGAAGATTAATATGGGTACACAAGGAAAATATACAGTTATTACCGGA
This region of Paenibacillus sp. URB8-2 genomic DNA includes:
- a CDS encoding alpha/beta hydrolase, whose amino-acid sequence is MERCLFIHGFTGGIFEIEPLSEYLKQHHYLTRTFTLKGHTGRRNDMRLATREDWYRQAGKELEEIAGSGQGVHIIGFSMGALIASRLAVRYKSLVKSLTLLAAPVFPLNPGEIVKTLGSLSMLKNYVSKFGSTPIHANREFSRIVRESFNLFPQIEAPTLIVQGTRDHLVKNKSAAYLKRHIGSSDKEILLIERSGHLLCYCEEKDKVLGEVLQFIRSAASN
- a CDS encoding DUF559 domain-containing protein gives rise to the protein MDFNEAYQQFIHYHLAHRTGERQSRLTRGHLHAESLFLEKVWWPLIGHMNDLHPEYEVLDWRGRSYFADFAWLPGYAKLIIEIKGFGPHVRDMDRMKYCNELNRETFLHAMGYHVISFAYDDIEQRPQLCVTLLRMVLSRYQPSAAPVSRAVLAEKEVLRLAINAAKPLRPVDVARHFEVDAKTAVLMLKKICSKGWLIPVRRGKSERAVGYELTNGVLDYYL
- the yunB gene encoding sporulation protein YunB, whose translation is MGRIKKWGNRRLQLPSFGRLRLPRISFTPPERKSSFKSGGSGIFRPVQRRGERGGFGDGGWMKLRPGGTRFKSRPARTSRQTGHWSERPKSGGRPGQTAGGRQRRPGRRRRFWLAAVLLTLAAVMFGLGYVERHLTPPIIHLAQIRVKQVATEAINKAIASQVASGSSAEKLIDWKTDSAGKVSGFMLNYSEHMRITSQAAEVIQSTLDGLHNQTEHIPLGQALDSPLIASFGPDVPIKIEPQGAVKVELNTRQQNAGINMILVEVYIHIVTEVAVVVPFDMEPQVVDTEIPVSYLMVVGDVPMYYYDNQGKPVGSGSAGAPNIALPAPSSGGVSTPGSSGGAAAPGASGAPSPGARGGQADGSGTGGSSRGSWRRRCRKRWRAVRGGAVTGRARPLARVRSRGQQSGASGGSGAPSTAEP
- a CDS encoding TVP38/TMEM64 family protein, which codes for MTDTINAWIDWLLQALGLSGPAILLVTIPLALLQSLFGFFPFVILIVLHVSVFDVIGGMLISWLICNLGGLFVFYLSRRYLFHWFDRKWGRKLKRYDKWQRYLNRYGIWTLVLLRTIPIIPNNVINIMSAVSPLPLPAFVWGTSLGNLSYIWFFGTISSSLIVPREEWSFYLTGYGLFVVVLLAVFFWKHWGHLQEDKRERMV
- a CDS encoding RNA polymerase sigma factor; this translates as MKRKKLKDEQAFTPWLIRITINCCMDELRRKKRMFPAEKLVEEAVQEMKSNERIDLERAMNRMKPRYRHAVILKYYQDMTTAQIAKVLKKPEGTIKTWLREGLRQLRNYL
- a CDS encoding DUF4179 domain-containing protein, translated to MVEKEERILRQNAHEINQHAETFQEMKLYNAMRKGIMQGKKREKRRIYSYGVGMVVAAAAAVLLTFSFLHGAPVTEISEHSVQTASTKNWDNFKEYRLSSRLLDPALASALQQNLVKPVRQSAESKGYRVDVAGAVTDGRKVFVLYSVQNNTDKEINHADFSLQFGAFKDPYPGKGTVLMMLGPESRIPPGQSVDFIYSTNLPPSVHSKEANYHVALTETSEEALASSGSRKSKYRTDLDIAFELDPDMLKDQQHTLTADRTLTVDGQKIKVRQVLYTPLSTYVDLEYDKNNEKRIFQLINPVLISKKGDTTEKLYYPGIITSDNSVAYSDDSKATLVFKNSKYSQPDSVSLKTFGISAVDKDQMKIVVDLNKKQIIEEPGSDLELVEPTPENNADTGEILLRQKIDNAQYFNTITWLADSFTDAQGKVHKKAINPTSSSSYGVSKSMDGTAVHEIPYNFGEEAKNYPQPLTIPIEKFINPIWDTQAVELYSKN